The following coding sequences are from one Musa acuminata AAA Group cultivar baxijiao chromosome BXJ2-4, Cavendish_Baxijiao_AAA, whole genome shotgun sequence window:
- the LOC103981156 gene encoding uncharacterized protein LOC103981156 isoform X1, with amino-acid sequence MGWAQMIGNDAGIDWDQAVHVYMNVIACESEDLQIKATIQLARLSKDAPEAILASTIPVLVDLLSSTSRMQEAAVYALSCIAHKHDGRLCPMICQLEAISLLLRLLPTSKEGLRRTLLKCLRTLVSFDGPSRLILAANGGLDITLDLLSRCTDDTRRYLLEILTALALLREVRRVLTGFDVLRFLVEALSNGKMISRARAAQTIGVLAISRRVRQKLVDLGVIPALIGFLKEADSSYRLVAGNALGIISSHVDYLRPVAQAGAIPLFVELLKGPEPLGKEIAEDAFCVLAVEEENGVMITEEMVRVLEGDADDAKGAALDIVWDLAGYRHSISVVRESGAIPVLVDLLRNMDGNLREKASGAIAQLSYDAANREAIVEAGAIPVLIDLLRGDPEEVREYAAECLLNFAEDPLHRERVSEAYAVPSFLAIQDRLIRIRASDEHIFRSMSTPNVERFISH; translated from the coding sequence ATGGGTTGGGCGCAGATGATCGGAAACGATGCAGGCATCGACTGGGACCAAGCTGTTCATGTTTACATGAATGTGATTGCCTGTGAGAGTGAAGATTTGCAGATCAAAGCCACTATTCAGCTTGCCCGTTTGTCGAAGGACGCACCGGAGGCCATCTTGGCAAGCACCATTCCCGTTCTTGTAGACCTCCTATCTTCCACATCACGGATGCAAGAAGCAGCTGTGTATGCTTTAAGCTGCATCGCCCACAAGCATGATGGTCGCTTATGCCCCATGATTTGCCAATTGGAAGCAATCTCTTTACTTCTTAGGCTACTTCCAACGTCTAAAGAAGGGCTGAGGAGAACATTGCTTAAGTGCCTTCGGACTTTGGTATCTTTTGATGGTCCCAGTAGGTTGATTCTAGCAGCAAATGGTGGTCTGGATATCACACTAGATTTGTTGTCTAGATGCACTGATGATACAAGGCGGTACTTATTGGAGATTCTCACTGCCTTGGCTTTGTTGAGAGAAGTGAGACGAGTATTAACGGGCTTTGATGTCCTCAGGTTTCTTGTCGAAGCTTTATCAAATGGTAAAATGATATCGAGAGCACGAGCTGCCCAAACCATTGGGGTGCTCGCGATTTCGAGGAGAGTCCGGCAGAAACTTGTTGATTTGGGGGTCATTCCGGCGCTCATTGGTTTTCTAAAGGAGGCTGATTCCTCTTATAGGCTAGTTGCGGGAAATGCTCTTGGTATAATCTCCTCTCATGTTGACTACCTTAGGCCAGTAGCCCAAGCCGGTGCAATCCCATTGTTTGTGGAACTGCTCAAAGGACCTGAACCCCTTGGGAAAGAAATTGCCGAAGATGCTTTTTGTGTATTAGCCGTGGAAGAGGAGAATGGTGTCATGATAACAGAGGAGATGGTGAGGGTTCTTGAGGGTGATGCTGACGACGCAAAAGGTGCAGCTTTAGATATTGTATGGGATCTAGCGGGGTACAGGCATTCCATCTCTGTTGTCAGAGAATCAGGTGCAATTCCAGTTTTGGTAGATCTCCTGCGTAACATGGATGGCAATCTTAGAGAGAAAGCATCTGGTGCTATTGCACAATTAAGTTATGATGCAGCAAACAGGGAAGCTATTGTGGAAGCTGGTGCCATTCCTGTTCTTATTGACCTTTTGAGAGGTGATCCGGAGGAGGTCAGGGAATATGCAGCGGAATGTCTACTTAATTTTGCAGAAGATCCTTTGCATCGAGAGCGAGTCTCTGAAGCCTATGCAGTTCCATCTTTTCTGGCCATACAAGATAGGTTAATTCGTATCCGTGCCTCTGATGAACATATTTTCAGGTCCATGAGTACGCCGAACGTTGAGCGATTCATTTCACACTAA
- the LOC103981156 gene encoding uncharacterized protein LOC103981156 isoform X2, producing the protein MIGNDAGIDWDQAVHVYMNVIACESEDLQIKATIQLARLSKDAPEAILASTIPVLVDLLSSTSRMQEAAVYALSCIAHKHDGRLCPMICQLEAISLLLRLLPTSKEGLRRTLLKCLRTLVSFDGPSRLILAANGGLDITLDLLSRCTDDTRRYLLEILTALALLREVRRVLTGFDVLRFLVEALSNGKMISRARAAQTIGVLAISRRVRQKLVDLGVIPALIGFLKEADSSYRLVAGNALGIISSHVDYLRPVAQAGAIPLFVELLKGPEPLGKEIAEDAFCVLAVEEENGVMITEEMVRVLEGDADDAKGAALDIVWDLAGYRHSISVVRESGAIPVLVDLLRNMDGNLREKASGAIAQLSYDAANREAIVEAGAIPVLIDLLRGDPEEVREYAAECLLNFAEDPLHRERVSEAYAVPSFLAIQDRLIRIRASDEHIFRSMSTPNVERFISH; encoded by the coding sequence ATGATCGGAAACGATGCAGGCATCGACTGGGACCAAGCTGTTCATGTTTACATGAATGTGATTGCCTGTGAGAGTGAAGATTTGCAGATCAAAGCCACTATTCAGCTTGCCCGTTTGTCGAAGGACGCACCGGAGGCCATCTTGGCAAGCACCATTCCCGTTCTTGTAGACCTCCTATCTTCCACATCACGGATGCAAGAAGCAGCTGTGTATGCTTTAAGCTGCATCGCCCACAAGCATGATGGTCGCTTATGCCCCATGATTTGCCAATTGGAAGCAATCTCTTTACTTCTTAGGCTACTTCCAACGTCTAAAGAAGGGCTGAGGAGAACATTGCTTAAGTGCCTTCGGACTTTGGTATCTTTTGATGGTCCCAGTAGGTTGATTCTAGCAGCAAATGGTGGTCTGGATATCACACTAGATTTGTTGTCTAGATGCACTGATGATACAAGGCGGTACTTATTGGAGATTCTCACTGCCTTGGCTTTGTTGAGAGAAGTGAGACGAGTATTAACGGGCTTTGATGTCCTCAGGTTTCTTGTCGAAGCTTTATCAAATGGTAAAATGATATCGAGAGCACGAGCTGCCCAAACCATTGGGGTGCTCGCGATTTCGAGGAGAGTCCGGCAGAAACTTGTTGATTTGGGGGTCATTCCGGCGCTCATTGGTTTTCTAAAGGAGGCTGATTCCTCTTATAGGCTAGTTGCGGGAAATGCTCTTGGTATAATCTCCTCTCATGTTGACTACCTTAGGCCAGTAGCCCAAGCCGGTGCAATCCCATTGTTTGTGGAACTGCTCAAAGGACCTGAACCCCTTGGGAAAGAAATTGCCGAAGATGCTTTTTGTGTATTAGCCGTGGAAGAGGAGAATGGTGTCATGATAACAGAGGAGATGGTGAGGGTTCTTGAGGGTGATGCTGACGACGCAAAAGGTGCAGCTTTAGATATTGTATGGGATCTAGCGGGGTACAGGCATTCCATCTCTGTTGTCAGAGAATCAGGTGCAATTCCAGTTTTGGTAGATCTCCTGCGTAACATGGATGGCAATCTTAGAGAGAAAGCATCTGGTGCTATTGCACAATTAAGTTATGATGCAGCAAACAGGGAAGCTATTGTGGAAGCTGGTGCCATTCCTGTTCTTATTGACCTTTTGAGAGGTGATCCGGAGGAGGTCAGGGAATATGCAGCGGAATGTCTACTTAATTTTGCAGAAGATCCTTTGCATCGAGAGCGAGTCTCTGAAGCCTATGCAGTTCCATCTTTTCTGGCCATACAAGATAGGTTAATTCGTATCCGTGCCTCTGATGAACATATTTTCAGGTCCATGAGTACGCCGAACGTTGAGCGATTCATTTCACACTAA
- the LOC103981157 gene encoding chitin-inducible gibberellin-responsive protein 2, with amino-acid sequence MNANEGDSHFMPQNHQSSDYVSSDDGFQQRHVQPQTSHVPFCTLESSLATANYTTHNPPSSLSFSPISGSSMSQQDSVSDNANGSPVSATIEDPSDLKNRLREIEAAMLGPDLDTIGNSDNGYPADLSLEPEKWRGVMETPRGDLKQFLIACARAVAENDLIAVEWLISELRQMVSVSGEPIQRLGAYLLEGLIARLASSGSSIYKALKCKEPVSSDLLSYMHILYEVCPYFKFGYLSANGAIVEAVKGENMVHIIDFQITQGSQWVTLIQALAAMPGGPPRIRITGIDDNVSAYARGGGLHIVGQRLSRLAESCNVPFEFHSVAMSSCDVELEHLDIQPGEALAINFNLHLHHMPDESVSTRNHRDRLLRMIKSVSPKVVTLVEHEANTNTAPFFPRFLETLDYYTAIFDSIDVCLPRENKERISVEQHCLARDVVNIIACEGAERVERYELFGKWNSRFTMAGFRPYHLSPLVNATIKTLLQNYSEHYRLEERDGILYLGWKNRPLVVSCAWR; translated from the coding sequence ATGAATGCTAACGAAGGTGATTCCCATTTTATGCCTCAAAACCATCAATCTTCAGATTATGTTTCTTCTGATGATGGATTCCAGCAAAGGCATGTTCAACCTCAGACAAGTCATGTGCCATTCTGCACTCTAGAGTCCTCGTTGGCAACTGCTAATTATACCACACACAACCCTCCGTCTTCTCTCAGTTTCTCACCTATCAGTGGATCCTCTATGTCCCAGCAGGATTCCGTATCCGATAATGCCAATGGATCTCCAGTTAGTGCGACTATTGAAGACCCAAGTGATCTGAAGAACAGGTTAAGGGAGATAGAAGCTGCAATGCTGGGGCCTGATTTGGATACGATTGGGAACTCTGATAACGGCTATCCGGCCGATCTGTCACTCGAGCCAGAGAAGTGGAGAGGAGTGATGGAAACTCCCAGAGGAGACTTGAAACAATTTCTCATAGCCTGTGCTAGAGCTGTTGCAGAGAATGATCTGATTGCTGTTGAATGGCTGATTTCGGAGTTGAGGCAGATGGTTTCAGTTTCAGGGGAACCAATTCAACGGCTAGGGGCATACTTGCTTGAAGGCCTAATAGCTAGGCTGGCTTCCTCTGGTAGTTCCATCTACAAAGCTTTGAAGTGTAAAGAACCTGTGAGTTCTGACCTCCTCAGCTACATGCATATCCTTTATGAGGTCTGCCCATACTTCAAGTTTGGCTACTTGTCTGCAAACGGGGCAATTGTTGAGGCTGTCAAGGGTGAAAACATGGTTCACATCATCGATTTCCAGATCACGCAGGGAAGCCAATGGGTGACCCTCATTCAAGCCCTTGCAGCAATGCCTGGTGGTCCGCCGCGCATAAGAATAACCGGTATCGATGATAATGTTTCTGCTTATGCACGGGGTGGTGGTCTACACATTGTCGGACAGAGATTATCTCGACTCGCTGAATCTTGCAACGTGCCTTTTGAATTCCACAGTGTGGCGATGTCAAGCTGTGATGTGGAGCTCGAGCATCTTGACATTCAGCCAGGGGAGGCATTGGCAATAAACTTCAATTTGCATCTGCATCACATGCCAGACGAAAGTGTGAGCACGAGGAACCACCGAGACAGGCTGTTGCGGATGATCAAGAGTGTTTCTCCAAAGGTAGTGACACTCGTGGAACATGAAGCCAACACAAACACAGCTCCATTTTTTCCGAGATTTCTGGAGACTCTAGACTACTATACTGCCATTTTTGATTCGATCGATGTGTGTCTTCCAAGGGAGAACAAAGAGAGAATCAGCGTAGAGCAGCACTGCCTTGCAAGGGACGTTGTTAATATTATTGCTTGCGAGGGTGCTGAAAGAGTGGAGAGGTATGAGCTTTTCGGCAAATGGAATTCTCGGTTTACGATGGCTGGATTCAGACCATACCATCTTAGTCCATTGGTAAATGCAACCATCAAGACACTGTTACAGAACTACTCGGAACACTATCGACTTGAAGAGCGAGATGGCATACTTTATCTCGGATGGAAGAATCGACCGCTCGTTGTCTCGTGCGCCTGGAGATGA